A genomic segment from Methanoplanus limicola DSM 2279 encodes:
- a CDS encoding response regulator → MVEDSGLVALEIRETLEGLGYQVVGEAKTGKQAVELAGRTQPDIVLMDIILQGDMDGIEAADRIYSLYNTPVIYLTSHSDDSTLKRALKTNAFGYILKPFNDRELYSNIEMTLHKHRVMKNVEPEEVVDSTLNFVSDAIISIDNDGSVTRINPAAEALTGWSREETIGRDFFSVFDLERDKIEEVMISLRKESGDKKSLLSWIDGLKFLSKNGKKTDVALNIGFVPGSKWRDDEYFILLVPGDSIINLSSRESKLEKYYRLVTDAIHEPVFLIDSSMKIIIYNKAFGAFSGLMGVSQRDFDKPVYDVLPNSVFGGKYDLIESFRTGSTFVRERTLNTGEGNRYLTIESIPISDSSGVTHIAVIVTDYTFRTDMENRTRILSENVEEYSRNMEEIADLCTKIKEPLSHIRRISELNKSFYSRDVLKSCNEIGDILFDIDMMWLKYENIKKFFEYKTESLIHNESEKRIDRLKET, encoded by the coding sequence GTGGTCGAGGATTCGGGTCTTGTAGCACTTGAGATAAGGGAGACTCTTGAGGGTCTTGGCTATCAGGTTGTCGGAGAGGCAAAGACAGGAAAGCAGGCGGTTGAGCTTGCAGGCCGGACCCAGCCGGATATTGTCCTGATGGACATAATCCTTCAGGGTGATATGGATGGCATTGAGGCGGCTGACAGGATATATTCTCTGTATAATACTCCTGTGATCTATCTCACCTCACATTCGGACGATTCCACGCTTAAAAGAGCTCTGAAGACAAATGCCTTCGGTTATATTTTAAAACCTTTTAATGACAGGGAGCTGTACAGCAATATCGAGATGACCCTTCATAAGCACAGGGTGATGAAGAATGTTGAGCCTGAGGAGGTTGTTGATTCAACACTCAACTTTGTCTCTGATGCCATAATTTCCATTGATAATGACGGTTCAGTTACAAGGATCAATCCTGCGGCTGAGGCACTTACAGGGTGGAGTCGTGAGGAGACTATTGGCAGAGATTTCTTCTCGGTATTTGATCTTGAGAGGGATAAGATCGAAGAGGTTATGATCTCTCTAAGGAAGGAATCCGGGGATAAAAAGTCACTCCTATCCTGGATTGACGGTCTGAAATTCCTGTCAAAAAACGGCAAAAAAACAGATGTTGCGCTTAATATTGGCTTTGTACCGGGTTCTAAATGGAGAGATGACGAGTACTTTATACTGCTTGTGCCCGGAGATTCAATAATCAATCTTTCATCAAGGGAGTCCAAGCTTGAAAAATATTACCGGCTTGTAACTGACGCGATTCATGAGCCTGTTTTTCTGATAGATTCGTCTATGAAAATTATCATCTATAATAAGGCATTTGGAGCATTTTCCGGACTTATGGGTGTCAGCCAGAGGGATTTTGACAAACCTGTCTATGATGTCCTGCCAAATTCCGTGTTTGGAGGGAAATATGATCTCATTGAGTCTTTCAGAACCGGAAGTACGTTTGTGAGGGAGAGAACGCTCAATACCGGTGAAGGCAACCGCTATCTCACAATAGAATCTATCCCGATCTCTGACAGTTCCGGTGTGACTCATATTGCCGTTATTGTTACCGATTATACCTTCAGGACAGATATGGAGAACAGGACAAGGATTCTTAGCGAGAATGTAGAGGAGTACAGCAGGAATATGGAGGAGATCGCAGATCTCTGCACTAAAATAAAAGAACCGCTGAGTCATATCAGGAGGATTTCCGAGCTGAATAAATCATTTTATTCAAGGGATGTCCTTAAGTCCTGCAATGAAATTGGTGATATTTTATTTGATATTGATATGATGTGGCTTAAGTACGAGAATATTAAGAAGTTCTTTGAATATAAGACTGAGTCACTGATTCATAATGAAAGTGAGAAGAGGATTGACAGATTAAAGGAGACATGA